A segment of the Prochlorococcus sp. RS04 genome:
GGACACTTTCATGTGTTCATCATGGTATTTTTTAAGATATCCATCTTCAAAATGTTCTAATAAGCCATTTGAAAAGATTGAAATCAATAAGTGGTTGCCTGTAGATCAATATGTTGGAGGGGTAGAGCATGCAATATTGCACTTGTTATATGCAAGATTTTTCACTAAAGCCTTGAGGGATAATGAACTATTTGAAATTGATGAACCTTTCAAAAAACTATTAACGCAAGGAATGGTTCAGGCGGCAGCCTATAAAAACAATAAAACTGGTAAATATGTTTCTCCTTCCGATATAACTGACTTATCAAATCCTACAGATCCAATTGACAATTCTAAACTCGATGTTCTTTTCGAGAAGATGTCTAAGTCTAAATATAATGGAATAGACCCTGAATCAGTAATTAAAAAATATGGAGCAGATACAGCAAGAATGTTTATATTATTTAAAGCACCACCAGAAAAAGATTTGGAATGGGGAGATACAGATGTTGAAGGACAATTTAGATTTTTAAGCAGGATTTGGAAGCTTTATATAAATTGTGCAAAAGATGTAAATAGTAAATCTAATTCCTATCCAGATAAAGAAAAAAGTTTAATAAAGTCAATGAATGTCGCTATAAAAGAAATTTCAAATGACATATTAAATAACCAATTTAATACTGCGATTTCAGAACTAATGAAGTTTTATAATTCATTATCAAATTCCATTAATGACGTAAACAATAATTTAAAAATTGATGCTTTAAAAACATTTTGTATTTTGTTGGCTCCATTTGCACCTCATATTGCAGAAGAAATATGGCATCTTATAGGATTTAAAAAATCTGTACATTTAGAACACTGGCCTTCATTTAATGCCGAGGCACTAAAGGAAGATTCATATGAACTAGTAATACAAGTGAATGGAAAAGTTAGAGACAAAGTAAATATTAATAATGATATGAGTGAAGATCAAATTAAAGAATTGACTGTAAAAAGACCTAACATTTTAAAATGGACTCAAGATAAGGAAATAAGAAAAATAATTATTGTTAAAGGAAAAATTATGAATATTGTTGTTTAAGAATTTATTTTTTGAATAACTAATGAATTTGGATTTGACCAATCGCCTTTAACTAAATAATTATCATTACCGAAACACATTTCACGGAGTATAAAAAATATAGGTTCACTAACTGAATTATCAAATAATGATGTTATGTCATTTATAGAATATTCTCCACCTTCATCTAATAAATTACTTACTTTTTGTTGATACTCAATAATATTTGCAGCTGCTTTCTTTCCAGCTTCAACTCCAGGTTGATCATATGCATTTATATTTACCAATTCAGCGTAGAAGGATACAGCCCTCTCAAATAAAGCGATTAAGGCCCCTAGTGAAAAACAATTTAACTTTTCTAAAGTAATAGTGATACTTTGTCTGTCTTCACTAGAGAGTGCTGATCTGGTTCCTTGCAAAAAACCAGAAAGATATTCTTTAGGATTCTCTTTTTCATCAAAAATATTAGTAGATGGAGAATCTAATAATTCAATAAAAATACAAAAGAAATTATCAATACCATCTCTCAGTTGTTGAACATAAGCATGCTGATCTGTAGATCCTTTATTACCAAAAACGGAAATACCTTGATTAACTACTTCACCATTCCTATTAAATTTCTTACCTAATGATTCCATTACTAATTGCTGAAGATATTTACTAAATACCTGTAACCTATCTCTATATGGTAATACGACCATATCTCTCTTCCCAACGCCATCTCCAGTTAAATACCAAGCAGATGACAATAATGCTGCGGGATTATTTTTAAAATCACTTATACGCGTGGCCTCATCCATTAATGATGCACCTCTAATGAATTCAAATATATTTTCATTAATAAGAGCTAATGGAAGTAATCCCACAGAGCTTGTAATACTTGTTCTTCCTCCAACCCAATCTTGCAAATTAAATATTTTTAACCAATTTTCAGAAGTGGCCTTTTTAAATAATTTACTATCTTTCATCGTTATGGCTATAGCATTAGAATTCCATTCAAGAGAATTATTTTCACAATGACTTTTAATAATTTCCATAGCAATTCTAGGTTCAGGCGTACCACCTGATTTGCTTACTACTACAAATAATGTTGTGGATAATTTTTCAGATAACTCTTCTAACTTTTCGCTAATTAAAAAAGGATCAACATTATCGATATAAGAAAAATTTAAGCCTCTAGAGCACTTCTGCAGTGACTCTGTAATAAGTAATGGTCCTAAACCACTTCCACCAATTCCAATCCATAAAACATCAGTATAGTTCTGTTGATATTTATTCTTAATATCTCCATTTAAAATTTCTTTCCCAAAATCAGAGATTGAATCAATATCTGCGCTAATTTCTTCACCTATTTTTGAAGATGGTGAAATTGATGGATTTCTAAGCCAATAATGTCCAACTTGTCTATTTTCATCAATATTTGAGATTGCACCATTTTCTAATTCTTTTATTGATGAAAATACATCTTCAAATTTCTCTTCTAAATTTTTTATTTCTTCATTTGTGAAATTAATTTTGCTTATGTCTAACCAAATATTTAATTTTTTATCAAACCAAAGATAATTACAAAATTTATCCCATGAGTTTAAATCTCCATTCATAATATATATTTGTTTCCTTTAGTTATTTTCTAATTATATCTATACGAATAGTACATAGATTTGATTCATTTAAAATTGTTTAAATTTATATTTTCAAATAAATATGTTTTTGAATATAAATAATTAAAGGAGAGGGTTTATTTTATTTCATATGAATTTATCATTGGATAAAAACCTTGGATAAATCATTTAATTACATAATTTCGCCTGAGATATCTGAATTTAGAAAATTTTCACCAAAATTAAAAATAGGTGTACTTGCTTCTGGAAGAGGAACTAACTTTCAGGAGTTAATTAACCTATCAGAAAAAGGCGAATTAGATGTAGATATTAAAGTTCTCATTACTAACAAGGATGATGCAGGTTGTATAAAAAGAGCTGAAAGTGTAAAAATACCTCACAAAATAATAAGGGACAATGACTTTCCGCATAAAGAGCTATTTGAATTAGAAATTGTAAATAATTTAATTAATCATGATGTTGAACTTGTTGTTATGGCAGGCTGGATGAAAATTGTCACTCCATTTTTTATTAATAAATTCAAGAACAAGATTATAAATATTCACCCTTCATTACTTCCTGCATATAAAGGTGGTTCTGCTATAAAGGACTCCATATTAAATGGTTCCAAAATAACTGGTTGTTCAGTACATTTTGTTGAAGAGGAGGTAGATAGTGGATCATTGATAATGCAGGCTGCATTGTCAATTAGAGATGATGATGATACTGAATCACTTTCAAAAAGAATACATATGCTTGAGCATAAAATTTTACCTCTCTCAATCTCTCATGCTGGTTTTTTGATAAGAAATAATTTTATGGAAAATTATTAGTTAAATCAAGACCTTCATTCATTGAAAATCCGCTAATAATGTTTAAATTTTGTATTGCTTGGCCAGTCTGTCCTTTTAACAAATTATCAATTACAGATAATATAATTATCCTTCCATTTCGAATATCAACTTTAACAGAAAGAAAAATTTGGTTTGTGTTTTTAACCCATTTTGTTGATGGAAATGTATCTACAGGTAAGACTTTAATATTTTTGAAATTTCTATAATAATTATCCAATAGAATTCTGCAATCATCAGAAGTTAGTCCTGGGTCTCTTAATCTCCCATATATAGTCGAATGCATACCCCTTACAATTGGAACTAAATGAGGTGTAAAAAGCAATTCGATTTTATTTCCGGAAATTAATGATGCTACTTGCTCGATCTCTGATGTATGTCTATGGTTTATCAATCCATATGCTGATAGACCTTCTCCACATTCTGATAAGAGTAGCTTTTGGTTTGGTTCTCTACCACCTCCAGAAGTTCCGCTTTTAGAATCAATTACTATACCTTCATTTTCAATAATTCCCTGCGAGAGATAAGGAACTAATGGAATCAGAGCAGATGTTGGATAACATCCTGGACATGCAATTAATCTTCCTTTTGAAATGGCTTCTTTATTTATTTCAGGAAGTCCGTAGACCGCCTCTTTACACAAATCATTGTCATTCCTTTTATAAATAGCAGCTTCTTTGGAATATACTTTTTTCCATTCATCTAAAGATTTATATCTATAATCAGCAGATAAATCAATAACTTTAAGTCCTCTATCTAATAATTTCCTCGTCAATGTTGAAGATAGTCCATTTGGTAAGCAAAGCAAAGCAACATCAGCATTTTTTGAAATATTATCTACTGAAATTTCTTCTATATAAGGATCATTTTCTAAATAAATAAAAGGAAAATTATCATTCCACTTTGAACCAGATGTTTTATTTCCACCTAAAAATGAAATATTGTATTTTTTATTTTTCTTTAAA
Coding sequences within it:
- a CDS encoding glucose-6-phosphate isomerase encodes the protein MNGDLNSWDKFCNYLWFDKKLNIWLDISKINFTNEEIKNLEEKFEDVFSSIKELENGAISNIDENRQVGHYWLRNPSISPSSKIGEEISADIDSISDFGKEILNGDIKNKYQQNYTDVLWIGIGGSGLGPLLITESLQKCSRGLNFSYIDNVDPFLISEKLEELSEKLSTTLFVVVSKSGGTPEPRIAMEIIKSHCENNSLEWNSNAIAITMKDSKLFKKATSENWLKIFNLQDWVGGRTSITSSVGLLPLALINENIFEFIRGASLMDEATRISDFKNNPAALLSSAWYLTGDGVGKRDMVVLPYRDRLQVFSKYLQQLVMESLGKKFNRNGEVVNQGISVFGNKGSTDQHAYVQQLRDGIDNFFCIFIELLDSPSTNIFDEKENPKEYLSGFLQGTRSALSSEDRQSITITLEKLNCFSLGALIALFERAVSFYAELVNINAYDQPGVEAGKKAAANIIEYQQKVSNLLDEGGEYSINDITSLFDNSVSEPIFFILREMCFGNDNYLVKGDWSNPNSLVIQKINS
- the purN gene encoding phosphoribosylglycinamide formyltransferase → MDKSFNYIISPEISEFRKFSPKLKIGVLASGRGTNFQELINLSEKGELDVDIKVLITNKDDAGCIKRAESVKIPHKIIRDNDFPHKELFELEIVNNLINHDVELVVMAGWMKIVTPFFINKFKNKIINIHPSLLPAYKGGSAIKDSILNGSKITGCSVHFVEEEVDSGSLIMQAALSIRDDDDTESLSKRIHMLEHKILPLSISHAGFLIRNNFMENY
- the argC gene encoding N-acetyl-gamma-glutamyl-phosphate reductase; the encoded protein is MNVAIVGATGYGGIQAVNLLKKNKKYNISFLGGNKTSGSKWNDNFPFIYLENDPYIEEISVDNISKNADVALLCLPNGLSSTLTRKLLDRGLKVIDLSADYRYKSLDEWKKVYSKEAAIYKRNDNDLCKEAVYGLPEINKEAISKGRLIACPGCYPTSALIPLVPYLSQGIIENEGIVIDSKSGTSGGGREPNQKLLLSECGEGLSAYGLINHRHTSEIEQVASLISGNKIELLFTPHLVPIVRGMHSTIYGRLRDPGLTSDDCRILLDNYYRNFKNIKVLPVDTFPSTKWVKNTNQIFLSVKVDIRNGRIIILSVIDNLLKGQTGQAIQNLNIISGFSMNEGLDLTNNFP